Proteins from one Corticium candelabrum chromosome 4, ooCorCand1.1, whole genome shotgun sequence genomic window:
- the LOC134178388 gene encoding uncharacterized protein LOC134178388, whose product MPSEARSQHKQQLRHMKEIGSSTDESDFDEQLSYLTTQPAAENTSTEDVHSLTSRAYQKKKFATMQVGMSRDKRQTRFQVDTGAKCNVVRLGDLPANTKIETTKQTLSMFNSNTLVPRGQCQLRLKNPKDEKRYKGSFIVVQEAPTSILGASTVQYMGLIKIRNSKIYSVNQEDPPQPTASGDHEQGNIAVAYRDVFEGEVGRFDGVVHLDVDPSITPKPLPLRRVPVAMKTPLKKELECLERAGIIDKVDHPTDWVSHLITVKKPDGSLRLCLDPQPLNRALTRRHFPIQTLDDLLPELTKARVYSVTDVRHGFWHVN is encoded by the coding sequence ATGCCGTCTGAAGCAAGAAgccaacacaaacagcagttACGGCACATGAAAGAAATTGGGAGCAGCACAGATGAGAGTGACTTCGATGAGCAGCTATCCTATCTCACCACTCAGCCAGCAGCAGAAAACACCAGTACAGAGGATGTACACTCACTGACTAGTAGAGCATATCAGAAGAAGAAATTTGCAACCATGCAAGTTGGTATGAGTCGAGACAAACGCCAAACAAGATTTCAGGTAGACACTGGAGCTAAATGCAATGTGGTGAGGTTAGGAGATCTCCCcgcaaacacaaaaattgaaacaacaaagcaaaccCTTTCAATGTTTAACAGCAACACACTGGTACCACGGGGGCAATGTCAACTGAGACTCAAGAATCCGAAGGATGAAAAACGATACAAAGGGTCGTTCATTGTGGTACAGGAGGCACCAACATCCATTTTGGGCgccagtacagtacagtacatgggACTCATCAAGATACGAAACAGCAAGATCTACTCAGTAAATCAGGAGGATCCACCTCAGCCCACAGCTTCAGGCGATCATGAGCAAGGCAACATCGCGGTAGCATACAGAGATGTATTTGAAGGAGAGGTAGGCCGTTTTGATGGTGTAGTACATCTAGATGTAGATCCGTCTATAACACCCAAACCGCTACCATTACGACGGGTACCAGTAGCCATGAAGACGCCTCTGAAAAAGGAGCTGGAGTGTTTGGAGCGCGCAGGGATCATAGACAAAGTGGACCATCCAACAGACTGGGTGTCGCATCTAATAACAGTCAAGAAGCCAGATGGATCTCTCAGACTTTGTCTAGATCCACAGCCGTTAAATCGGGCACTCACACGACGTCATTTCCCGATCCAGACACTTGATGATCTGCTACCGGAACTGACCAAAGCCAGAGTATACAGTGTGACAGATGTACGCCATGGTTTTTGGCATGTGAACTAG
- the LOC134178768 gene encoding protein asteroid homolog 1-like yields MGIRGLTSFVRGIPGVWKLQKLSNTQLIIDGNNLLFQLYDSSKLDMKYGGQYIEYYRLVRVFFSILKKNKIEAIVVLDGVYEDDLKLETQRKRTIERIRRQVKQNVSVPPLFTLEVFCQAVADSSVEINMCDYEGDRVAAQLANSQNCPVLSSDSDFFMFDIPIGVIPFDKFYWKHSRGPISCEIYYQKGFLDCIKLSAQFLPLLSVLLGNDLTNADQLKPLHKYITKNVNGMPFQSLEPATVIAWLRKYSDYIEAEIALFANLEKDCKKFVEILQKSRELYSTGSLSDRALRMVDDIAFPEWVIESFKKMKFSKVAVQAGSRSRIGMRVQMEHMARPSSHTCSRPIRQVMYAILFRGTIDTQSTVTEVGRLDSHVALKEYEVEIPMPDNVCKLAEIQSSCCEERLRVLLSVLGCDIQKLENLEEDWRLPAAALYYWSHLEDHPPSDKAVYAAVFSFVSCYLAFDKLVNEATSSYSLTSLAQPVMPLKELPPERPDVTLTHSFAEFQSILYYTIVLNSVLNFPLPNFNAAQLFNGILVHCAAAKYDTYQEFIAGLKYSKMFENICQLLGRRPPLGRRPRRSVGSRYACLESDNSSDPDDDLTASASLKKC; encoded by the coding sequence ATGGGTATTCGTGGATTGACGTCATTTGTGAGAGGCATTCCTGGTGTCTGGAAATTACAAAAACTGTCCAATACTCAGCTAATAATTGATGGGAACAACCTGCTTTTTCAGCTTTACGATTCTTCAAAGCTAGACATGAAATATGGTGGTCAGTACATAGAGTATTACCGACTGGTCAGAGTTTTTTTCTCAATCCTGAAGAAGAATAAAATAGAAGCAATTGTAGTTCTGGATGGAGTATATGAAGATGACCTAAAGCTTGAGACTCAAAGAAAGCGAACTATTGAAAGGATACGTCGTCAAGTTAAACAGAACGTTTCTGTTCCTCCTCTTTTCACATTGGAAGTGTTTTGTCAAGCAGTGGCTGACTCCAGCGTTGAGATCAATATGTGCGACTATGAAGGAGATAGAGTAGCTGCTCAATTGGCCAACAGTCAGAACTGTCCGGTGCTTTCTAGCGACAGTGACTTCTTCATGTTTGATATACCTATTGGTGTTATTCCTTTTGACAAGTTTTACTGGAAGCACAGTAGAGGGCCAATATCTTGCGAGATTTACTATCAAAAAGGTTTTCTTGACTGCATCAAGTTGTCAGCTCAGTTTCTTCCACTTTTGTCAGTTCTGTTAGGCAATGATCTAACTAACGCGGATCAGCTAAAACCATTGCATAAGTACATTACAAAGAATGTTAATGGTATGCCATTTCAGTCACTTGAACCAGCCACTGTCATTGCCTGGCTTAGGAAATACTCAGATTACATTGAAGCTGAAATAGCTTTGTTTGCTAATTTGGAGAAGGACTGTAaaaaatttgttgaaattCTGCAAAAGTCAAGAGAGCTATATAGCACTGGTTCGTTGTCAGATAGAGCTTTGAGGATGGTCGATGATATTGCTTTCCCAGAGTGGGTGATTGAATCATTCAAGAAGATGAAGTTCTCTAAGGTTGCTGTCCAAGCTGGCAGCCGCAGTCGAATAGGGATGCGCGTTCAAATGGAGCACATGGCAAGGCCTAgctcacacacatgctcacGTCCCATAAGACAAGTCATGTATGCAATTCTCTTTAGAGGAACTATAGATACACAATCTACCGTGACTGAAGTTGGCAGATTGGACAGCCATGTCGCACTGAAAGAGTACGAGGTTGAAATCCCAATGCCTGATAATGTTTGCAAACTTGCAGAAATTCAGTCAAGCTGTTGCGAAGAAAGACTACGTGTATTGCTTTCAGTGTTAGGTTGTGATATCCAAAAACTTGAAAATTTGGAAGAAGATTGGAGACTGCCTGCAGCAGCTCTCTACTATTGGTCTCATCTGGAAGACCATCCACCTTCAGACAAGGCAGTCTATGCTGCTGTCTTTTCTTTCGTTAGCTGCTACTTAGCATTCGATAAACTCGTCAACGAGGCTACGAGTAGTTATTCTTTGACTTCACTTGCCCAGCCAGTGATGCCACTGAAGGAACTACCACCCGAGCGGCCGGACGTGACACTTACTCATAGTTTTGCTGAATTTCAAAGCATATTGTATTACACCATAGTCCTAAACTCCGTGTTGAATTTTCCATTGCCCAATTTCAATGCAGCTCAACTCTTCAATGGAATTCTGGTACATTGTGCTGCTGCCAAGTACGATACATACCAAGAATTTATTGCAGGGTTAAAATATTCAAagatgtttgaaaatatttgtCAACTACTGGGCAGACGACCTCCATTGGGCAGGCGGCCTCGTAGGAGTGTTGGAAGCAGATATGCATGTCTTGAGTCTGACAACAGTAGTGACCCTGATGATGATCTTACTGCAAGTGCGAGTCTCAAAAAATGTTGA